A region of the Stieleria neptunia genome:
GGCCGGCAGCTTGTCGAACTGTTTCGTGAAACGCATGCTGACACGCGCGTGCCGATTGCCCCGAGTGTTCTGCCGTTGCTGCTGTCGATCCAGAACGAGTCCGAGCAACGGCTCGATGTGATTCACCAACTCAGTGCCGAAATCGACCGTTTGCGAGACGTCAAGCAGGAAGTCAAACTGGGATGGTTCGACAAACTGCTAGGCCGCGGCACGGTCGGATAGATTGTCCGACGCGATCTCGGGTGAATTGTCCGGCTGGCCGTGGAACAATTTCTGGAACGTCGTGCAGGTTTCCCGTAGTGTTTCAGCGTCTCCGCTGGAAACGACTCGGCCATTCTTCATCACGATGATTCGGTCGCACAATTTGAAGGCTTCCGGACGATGGGAGACGAAGATGCAGGTACGGTCGGAGATAAAGTCTCTCAACGCGTCATAGATCAGTTGTTCGCTGTGCTGATCGATCTGGTTGGTCGCTTCGTCAAGAATCAGGATGGAAGGATCACGTAAAAAGGCCCTGGCGAGTGCGATGCGTTGTTTCTGTCCGCCGGACAATCGATTGCCGTCAAATCCGACCTCGCTTTCGTAAGTCTGGTCCAGATTTAAGATGAATTCTTCCGCACGCGCCATTTTGGCCGCCGCGATGACTTGATCATCGGTCGCGTTGGGGCTGCCGAAGCGAATATTTGCCGCGACGGTGTCTTCGATGATGGCGGGCGATTGGGAAACCATACTGATGGAACGGCGAACTTGTTTGGCGTCCAGCGTTTTGATGTCGACGCCGTCAATGAACACACTGCCATGATTGGGATCGTAGAACCGCAGCAGCAGTTTTCCCAGCGTGGATTTTCCACAGCCATTTTCTCCGACGATGCAGACGGTTTCGCCCGCTCGGATGGTCAACTCGATTTCATCGAGAACGGGTTGGTCCTCGCAATACCGAAACGACACCGCGCGGTATTCAATATTCCCCGGCGTGCGGACGACCGGCGCGATTGGGGGTTGGTCAATGACGGTTTCGTCGGCCGCGGGTTGGTTCGGAACCGTCAGCCGGCTCGGTTCGTTCAACACTTCGGCGACTCGGTCGGCCGCAGCGATACCGATTTGCAGGTTGCTGTAAATGTCCGTCAACTTTCTTGCCGGATCACTCATCCCCACCATCATTGCAAAGAAGACGAGCATCGAGGGGATCGTCAGCGGCTGTTCGGTCAGTTGGATGCCGAACAGATGGGTTTGCTGGTTGAGCACCAAGTAGGCGCCGATCACCAGCGTCGCGCCGATCGCCAAAATTCCCGCCAATTCCGTCACGGGTTTCGTCAGGGCAATCCAAAGTGAAATCTTGACGGATCGCCGCATCCGATCCACGCCGGCAAGGTCGACCTCTTTTTCCATCTCACGCTCCATTCCGTACGCTTGGACGGTCGGAAGCGAAATCACCGACTGGAAAATCAGGCGATTGAGATGCACCGAGTCAGAGACGTGTGCCTTGAGCGAGCGTCGCACCCTGCGATTGAGTGCGCTGATCAGCAACGCCGTCGGCGGCGTGACGATTAATGTGAACAGCATCAACCGCCAACTGATCAGCGATGCACCGATCGCACAGGAGAGGATCTTCAACGGTTCTCGAACCGATGCCCCCAACAGGACCTGTAGGCCCCGGCTGACATGCTCGATCGACTCGGTGAAATGGGTGACCAGCTGGCTGGTCCCGAAGCGGTCGTAGCTTGCCAAGTCCAGACCCAACACGCGCTGTGTGTATTGGTTCTGCAGATCGAGCGTGGTTCGTTGCACCACCCAAGAGGTCGAAACGAGGTTGCCGACGATGAACAAGTTCTTCAGAGCCGTCGTCGCCAACAGCAACGCGACAAACAACGCGACGGTTTGAAACGGATCGTTCGGCAAGAGTTCCGCATAAGGACGCAGTCGCATTTTGGTATCGATCGCATGCTGCAGCGATTTGAACTCCGCCTGCAACTGTTCACGCCGGATTGGTGTTAACGATGCGTCTGCATCTTCCAATTCGGCCGTGATCACACGCTGTTTCGCTTCGCCTTCGGCGATGTCGTCCGCGATCCATTGTTGAACCGATTTGCCCCGCAGAGAAACCTCTAGCAAGGGGTACAAGGCGCCGATGTTGCCGCCCCACAGCATTGCCACTGCGATGGAGCATAAAATAGATGCGGACAGCGCGGCCGGAAAGCGGGTCATGCCGCGCGCAATTCGGAAGAATGGATTCATTGCTATTTTCGAATCAACCTATCGGACTGCGGGTTCAAGAAGTGTGTGAGTATGGTGTTGCACCCACTGCCGAAACCGATAAGGCCGAATCGCGCGTCTCATTTCACGTGTCGTCGGAATATGTCCCAACTCTCTGCGCCGCAATCGATTCATCTCCGTTGCGCCGAGTGTTTCCAAAAGCACTTGCGTCTTCTGTGTCTCGATCACACGAAACGCTCCGAGGAAGCGCGGCACTCGGACGAAATTCATGCCGGCGGCGCGGAACCGTAGGATCAGATCCCAATCCATTGCGAACTGAAATGATTCATCCATCGTAGCGCCAACGGCGTTCCAGGCCGATCTCCGCCAGAACATCGTTTCCTGGGGAATGTAGTCGGCAAACTTGATCGCGTGATCATCGTGCTTGGGCAGGATCCAACGTCCGATCTCTTGGTCATTTCCGTCGATGATCAGCCGATGACCATAGATCACGTCGACTTTGGGATTGCGACGGAAGTATTCGGAGACAAAGGAAAGACTGCCGGGCAAGAGGATGTCGTCGGAATTCAGATAGGCCATGATGTCCGTATCAATGTGGCTGATTCCACGGTTGATCGCCTGGGTTTGGCCGCTGTCCGGACGCGAATCCCAATGGTGCAATTGCGTTGCGTGTCGCTTGATGATCTCCACACTGCTGTCGGTCGAGCCGCCGTCTTGGACGACATACTGCAGCAACGGGAATTGCTGGCGGACGACGCTTTCAATCGTTCGTTGCAAAAATTCGCCGGTGTTGTAATTCGGCGTCACGATGCCAATTGACAGTCGATCGGTTGAGGGAATCTGCGGCGTGTCGTTGATCAGCCGCACGGCACGTGGAGCGTGCTGTTGAAGCTGAAACAGACGGCTGCGGAAAAAGTTTCGAATGCGTGGCCCAAAATAGTCGGGCATGAACCTGGTCAGCACCCGTGGATACTTCAACGAATGCGATGCTTGCAATCGAATGTGCGTCGCCTGCAATCGAAGTTTTGCGGCCTGGCTACGAATTCCTGTCTTCGCTGGATCGGCGTCGAGTGATTGTTTGACCTTGATCGCGTTTTGAAGCACCGCTGCGTCGTAGCCGGCACTGAGCGGATCGATTTCCTGTTGGGCTGCATGAAAGTGTCCGACACGCAACGCCACCCCGTCGGGAACCGCGCCCAGATGACGCGCCAACAGACGGGCCTGTTCCATCGCCCGGGCCGTCTGCACTGCCAGCGACGTGACACCGAACTGGCGATTGCCACGGTGTCTGCGTTTTCCAGCCAGACAATCCTTGACACACAAGGAAACGATACCCTGTTGATAGCAACGAATCACAAAGTCGTACCAGCAACAGTACTCCAATGAATTGTCAAGCATCCCGACTTGATCGAGCACCCGGCGCCGGAAGAACAGACTGGGATGCCACGACGTGCACTTTTTGATGAGGCGGCGTTGGTTCATGTGGCGTGGGATACGTCGTCGGTACGCCACGCTGTCCTCGTCAATCTGCTCAATCCCTCCATAGACGAGGTCGACTTCGGGGTGTGTTTCGAAAACCGTTTTGACCCGCTTCAACGCCCCTGGAAGATACACGTCATCATCCGAGAGACACCCGACGAGTTCGCCCTTTGCTTGCTCCAGTCCACGGTTGAATGCGTCGGCGGACCCCGCCGGAGACGCCTGGATCACGCGTGAGTGCAGATCGGGATCGGAGATCGTGGCCAGTGATTCCAGCAACGGTGATGCGACCAACAGGTGTTCCGTCGGACGTTCTGAACAGGCTTGAGTCGACACGCTTTCAAGTGTCTCTGCCAAAAAGCGACTTTTTCCCAGCGTGGGTGTGATGATGGAGAATGATAGCAAGGTTCAAAGTCCCGCGAAAAAGTCAGCGCCGAGTCTCGAAGGTAGGGAAGTGCTGCAAACTTTTAATGATGCATCAATCACACGTAAAGATCATTTGTGTGATGAAGCGTTGGCGGCCTACATTCGTCTTTTGGGCTTAACGGTTGGAAAGCAAAGTTCACTTGTCGTCCAGGCACTTCCGTGCCGACGGCAACTGCATTGCGTCGCAATGCCCCGGTCTCATCACAAGCGTCAGAAAACGACACTCATTGCTCGTATGATCGGTGGGAATCGCTGCCGTCAATCAACAGAATCCGGACAAATCTCCATTCTTTCTCGATCGTCACATTTGACAGCAAATAGTCGTTGACAGTAAAGGATATTCGTCACTCTCCCCCTGGGGGTTCTTCGTGGATTTTGGTGGCTAATCGCTCAGGACCCAGGTTTTTCGAGGCATTGCTGCGATGTCCGAATGGGGAGAGCGAGGACAAACGCTCGGTCCAAACGACCCTCCGCCGACACGGGTGCCGGCCGAGGGCACGAAGCACCTTCGGCGCATCGCAGACCAGGTGATTCCTTGGCGGGTTGCTCCTCAGCCGCCGCAGGCCACAAGTGACCAAATGATTCCGAGGAACTGGGTGTGAGGATTATCATGTCGGATACGCGGCGGGTCGTGGAGGCCGTTCTCTACGTGGTGCTTCGTGCCCGCTTCTCAGCCTGGTCCCGGGAGTTTGCTTGAAAATGACATTGGTGGCTCGCCTCACGGCGTTGACCCCGTTTGAGAGAATAACAGAGCCCTACTCCCGCGCCTGCCGCGTTTTTCCGTTGAAGTCACCTTTCGGAGTTCCGCCATGGCCAAGAAGAAATCCTCTGGGAAACCTAAGCGTCGATCACGTGGTGGGTTTCCGATTGACAACGCACCCGTTCCACAATCACTTGACACAATCAACTTGAACGCTGCCGGCATCGATATTGGTTCGACCCAGCACTATGTTGCCGTGCCCTCCGATCGCGACTCATCACACGTTCGCTGCTTCGGCACCTTTACATCCGATCTGGCGTCGCTCGCAGATTGGTTGGAAGAGTGCGGCAATTTGTGTTCTGCGTTCTTACATGCGGCAACGAGCCATGCTCGTCGCCAACGCGAGCGAGCATATCCAACGGATGCAGAAGGCGATGATGGAAATGAATGTCCAGCTCCATCACGTCATTTCGGACATCACCGGCACCACTGGCCTTGCCATTTTGGATGCCATTGTTGCGGGCAGTCGAGACCCTCACCTACTCGCAAAACTTCGCGATCCAAGGTGCAAAAATGACGAGTCGACGATCGCGAAAGCTCTGGAAGGCAATTGGCGTGAAGAACATGTATTTGCGTTAAAACAGGCTCTGGAACTGTACCGTTTTTACGGTTCCAAACTGTCGGAAGTCGATTCCAAGCTTGAAGAACATTTGGGTACATTTTCCGACCGAAGTGACGGTGAGATTCTGCCGAAGCTGAAGGCTCCTAAAGCTGGAAGCAATAGCCCCCGGTTCGATATGCGCAAT
Encoded here:
- a CDS encoding ABC transporter ATP-binding protein, whose translation is MNPFFRIARGMTRFPAALSASILCSIAVAMLWGGNIGALYPLLEVSLRGKSVQQWIADDIAEGEAKQRVITAELEDADASLTPIRREQLQAEFKSLQHAIDTKMRLRPYAELLPNDPFQTVALFVALLLATTALKNLFIVGNLVSTSWVVQRTTLDLQNQYTQRVLGLDLASYDRFGTSQLVTHFTESIEHVSRGLQVLLGASVREPLKILSCAIGASLISWRLMLFTLIVTPPTALLISALNRRVRRSLKAHVSDSVHLNRLIFQSVISLPTVQAYGMEREMEKEVDLAGVDRMRRSVKISLWIALTKPVTELAGILAIGATLVIGAYLVLNQQTHLFGIQLTEQPLTIPSMLVFFAMMVGMSDPARKLTDIYSNLQIGIAAADRVAEVLNEPSRLTVPNQPAADETVIDQPPIAPVVRTPGNIEYRAVSFRYCEDQPVLDEIELTIRAGETVCIVGENGCGKSTLGKLLLRFYDPNHGSVFIDGVDIKTLDAKQVRRSISMVSQSPAIIEDTVAANIRFGSPNATDDQVIAAAKMARAEEFILNLDQTYESEVGFDGNRLSGGQKQRIALARAFLRDPSILILDEATNQIDQHSEQLIYDALRDFISDRTCIFVSHRPEAFKLCDRIIVMKNGRVVSSGDAETLRETCTTFQKLFHGQPDNSPEIASDNLSDRAAA
- a CDS encoding glycosyltransferase is translated as MLSFSIITPTLGKSRFLAETLESVSTQACSERPTEHLLVASPLLESLATISDPDLHSRVIQASPAGSADAFNRGLEQAKGELVGCLSDDDVYLPGALKRVKTVFETHPEVDLVYGGIEQIDEDSVAYRRRIPRHMNQRRLIKKCTSWHPSLFFRRRVLDQVGMLDNSLEYCCWYDFVIRCYQQGIVSLCVKDCLAGKRRHRGNRQFGVTSLAVQTARAMEQARLLARHLGAVPDGVALRVGHFHAAQQEIDPLSAGYDAAVLQNAIKVKQSLDADPAKTGIRSQAAKLRLQATHIRLQASHSLKYPRVLTRFMPDYFGPRIRNFFRSRLFQLQQHAPRAVRLINDTPQIPSTDRLSIGIVTPNYNTGEFLQRTIESVVRQQFPLLQYVVQDGGSTDSSVEIIKRHATQLHHWDSRPDSGQTQAINRGISHIDTDIMAYLNSDDILLPGSLSFVSEYFRRNPKVDVIYGHRLIIDGNDQEIGRWILPKHDDHAIKFADYIPQETMFWRRSAWNAVGATMDESFQFAMDWDLILRFRAAGMNFVRVPRFLGAFRVIETQKTQVLLETLGATEMNRLRRRELGHIPTTREMRRAIRPYRFRQWVQHHTHTLLEPAVR